The Theileria orientalis strain Shintoku DNA, chromosome 3, complete genome genome window below encodes:
- a CDS encoding U5 small nuclear ribonucleoprotein-specific helicase, whose translation MAEQFERFKRFEYRMNSNLVIQREGPAPRMDEATGEPESLAGRLLHKMGDKVTHESVKSKFSTKRRSQTVSDEPVRRRKTYLDLNKEENVLNVNINVGLNYVPRSSYTRSKYQELLTMMQKVLGDQPQSVLLSACDETLLALKAENLPEDRRAMVEEVLGPVADELYYNLFHLSKELTDFTKPSDQEGGGDALDDTGVAVIFDEDDNMETTEVVDNAEEQEESELDPQLGIRYVGGSEESASLEKEDELNINKIDAYWLQRELNLIYNDYNVAQATEKEVLSILNIEDVQECENKLVLLLKYENFDFVKLLMRNRYKIIYCTRLGQAQSQEEKNKIFDEMAKTTQGQLVMQELSLINLKKTKQQQLAHNLEKELLTLKTGHRSKEGEAKEKEDELEKAEEMVVTREEPVMPVESTVSLQVVDLENIAIKEGAQHMTNMKVVLPEGTERVEHKSYDEVIIHPVQHMPKSNRKKVEKMPKWAQMAFRNIESLNPVQSTVYETALNSSENMLICAPTGSGKTNVAILTILNVIRKHLTPKRREARGQRGSEGSSDGLDELELEDCNFDKEFTVIYISPMKSLVLEQTQSFSLRFKEYGISVHELTGEMSMSRTQIQNTQIIVTTPEKWDVVTRKEGMLERVELVIIDEVHLLHDKRGSVIEALVARTLTNDKVTGLKTRMVGLSATLPNYEDIAKFLKAEKGLYYFGNHYRPVPLEQHYIGIKEKKALKQYNITNELTYEHVLKGVAEKQVLVFVHSRKETYRTSKMILEKIVSEDKLELFIKDVASREILTSEAEHIKNANLKELLPFGIGIHHAGLARSDRKLVEDLFADKHLQLLVSTATLSWGVNLPAGVVIIKGTQIYVPEQGSWDELCPLSVQQMMGRAGRPQYDTFGRGVIITSHEKLQYYLSLNNQQLPIESQLVAKLPEVLNAEVVLRNVTNLQQALKWIKSTYLYVRIQKNPHLYGFNASSATNEEGEEEEGAYKIEEEELDNYLLVLINSSFVFLEKNGLVKYERKSGMVTSTGLGVIASNYYLRPESIKIYSESLRPNLTDSDLLNIFSCSIEFKYIPTREEEIIELQQLQQQIPIPCPNANLTATSVTNRVAGVGGNNKISILLQAYISRMDLEGYALVSEMGYITQNAPRILTALFVISIKRGWSSLSIKLFNFCKMVESQMWQLMLPLRHFKTIPNEVLTRLEKKDIAWTRYYDLNSVELGELCRNQKLGKSLHKFVHLVPKVNLQAYVQPLTSARISVHLVVKRDFNWDAKHHGNYQKFLLIVEDPSEDKILYTQSILLYPPTTNATVTSSDLDGGESDPKAGTAEEQESADDTNIYLTLPITEPRVYCYFIRVINDKWMGSETNVPIVFNKLILPSKQDKVTTLLDLQPIPATTLLKASATGAGAGGAEEAAEKESLLKCYIRAMGHKHFNNIQTQVFSSLYGSDENVLLAAPYGSGRFTCAELAILRTLVQLREKATVVVAVPFENLLRKRLKRLKARFGEVCTVRELTGDFKQDLQLVLGSTIVATTAKNYNHLLNRYKNKLIQNVNLLVFEGVEFITDELYGMNIELLLTQLRYYTTLYTNVTLSNGTEGSAKTPTRSRLVVLSSSLYNSQDVCNWLGITTHFNFNNFVRQVPITVNLYTFDQIDPVTRQNAMITTINKLLKNKEKALVVTTNTAYAKQLALILDIHLSDHANLQGDAQQTNHKSNHRLERLQSKYKLMKQLRSVMYAYEGFDEEEIEAVERAFAEEPAYRVLIVTSQVLWSLNIKCPYVVVADVNASYTNRPLPQNYYSQYDLQHILSLTNAAAGSRHEEDLECVFLLENNKKEEVKRMLYDSVVVESNLELCIEDALNNEIVQGLIKTPQDAIDWLTWTFYYRRLTKNPNYYSLLATTPQHLSEHLSELIENAVYNLQNMGLIAASADGRDEEIEEIVPVNLGYIASFYSIRSATVELFAKNVREGIGRDQMLQILANAQELSALQRRPNERIYKQYLSGLSLQQKILLLIKCHMDRSMLSSELFVDLHFILKNMANLLYALVDVISSQGYLKPALLAMELMQRIVQALTFTDSPLLQLPHADREFVARAKGMKVNDIFDVIGMEDDDRNKLLEGFDKKQVIDIANFCNSVQILDINYKFNEKNVKQGQTVTLLINIAKEGDNDVINAPYFPVEKREQWWIVVGDVSENKLHGIKRTSLNENNNIKLDFEAPQKKGKHTLTLYVISDSYVSTDYQFNLELNVS comes from the exons ATGGCGGAGCAATTCGAGCGTTTTAAGCGATTTGAGTATCGCATG AACTCAAACCTGGTTATCCAGAGGGAAGGACCAGCGCCAAGAATGGACGAAGCTACCGGAGAGCCGGAATCACTAGCAGGCCGTTTGCTCCATAAGATGGGAGATAAAGTGACCCATGAGTCAGTAAAATCGAAGTTTTCAACAAAAAGAAGATCTCAGACGGTGTCAGACGAACCAGtaaggaggaggaaaacaTATTTG GATTTAAACAAAGAggaaaatgtgttaaacgtaaacataaatgtgGGATTGAACTATGTGCCTAGAAGTAGTTACACGAGGAGTAAGTACCAAGAGCTGCTGACGATGATGCAAAAGGTACTGGGAGACCAGCCACAGTCAGTGTTGCTGAGCGCCTGCGACGAGACGCTGCTGGCGCTGAAAGCAGAAAACCTGCCTGAGGATAGAAGAGCAATGGTGGAAGAAGTGTTGGGGCCAGTGGCAGACGAGTTGTACTACAACCTGTTCCACCTGTCGAAGGAGCTGACAGACTTCACGAAGCCGTCGGATCAGGAAGGGGGAGGAGACGCGTTGGACGACACAGGAGTGGCAGTGATATTCGACGAAGACGATAACATGGAGACCACGGAAGTGGTGGACAACGCAGAAGAGCAGGAAGAAAGTGAGTTAGACCCACAGCTGGGCATAAGGTACGTGGGAGGAAGCGAGGAGTCAGCAAGTctggaaaaggaagacGAGTTGAACATAAATAAGATAGACGCATACTGGCTGCAGAGAGAGTTGAATCTGATATACAACGACTACAACGTAGCACAGGCaacagaaaaggaagtgCTGAGCATCCTGAACATAGAGGACGTGCAGGAGTGCGAAAATAAGctggtgctgctgctgaagtaCGAAAACTTCGACTTCGTAAAGCTGTTGATGAGaaatagatataaaatCATATACTGCACGAGGCTGGGGCAAGCACAGTCGCaggaggagaagaataAGATATTCGACGAAATGGCAAAAACGACACAAGGACAGCTGGTGATGCAGGAGCTGTCGCTGATAAActtgaagaagacgaagcagcagcagctggcACATAACCTGGaaaaggagctgctgacgcTTAAAACAGGCCACAGGAGTAAGGAAGGGGAagcgaaggagaaggaagatGAGTTGGAGAAGGCAGAAGAAATGGTGGTGACTAGAGAGGAGCCTGTGATGCCAGTGGAGTCGACAGTGAGTCTGCAGGTGGTggacctggaaaacataGCAATCAAGGAAGGAGCACAGCACATGACGAACATGAAGGTGGTGCTGCCAGAAGGGACGGAGAGAGTGGAGCACAAGAGTTACGACGAGGTGATCATACACCCAGTGCAGCACATGCCGAAGAGTAACAGAAAAAAGGTGGAAAAGATGCCAAAGTGGGCACAAATGGCGTTCAGAAACATAGAAAGCCTGAACCCAGTGCAGTCGACAGTGTACGAAACGGCGCTCAACAGCTCGGAAAACATGCTCATCTGCGCACCGACAGGCTCAGGAAAAACAAACGTGGCAATACTGACGATACTTAACGTAATCAGAAAGCACCTGACGCCGAAAAGAAGAGAGGCTAGAGGCCAGAGAGGCTCGGAAGGGAGTTCGGACGGCTTGGATGAGTTGGAGCTGGAGGACTGCAACTTCGACAAGGAGTTCACAGTGATATACATCTCGCCAATGAAGTCGCTGGTGCTGGAGCAGACGCAGTCGTTCAGCCTGCGCTTCAAGGAGTACGGAATCAGCGTGCACGAGCTGACGGGAGAAATGAGCATGTCGAGGACGCAGATACAAAACACGCAGATCATAGTGACGACGCCGGAAAAGTGGGACGTGGTGACGAGAAAGGAAGGGATGCTGGAAAGAGTGGAGCTGGTAATCATCGACGAAGTGCACCTGCTGCACGACAAGAGAGGAAGCGTGATAGAGGCGCTGGTGGCGAGAACGCTGACGAACGACAAGGTGACGGGACTGAAGACGAGAATGGTAGGTCTGAGCGCAACGCTGCCGAACTACGAGGATATCGCAAAGTTCCTGAAAGCAGAAAAGGGACTCTACTACTTCGGAAACCACTACAGACCGGTCCCGCTGGAGCAGCACTACATAGGAataaaggagaagaaggcgCTGAAGCAGTACAACATAACAAATGAGCTGACGTACGAGCACGTGCTGAAGGGAGTGGCGGAGAAGCAGGTGCTGGTATTCGTGCACTCGAGAAAGGAGACGTACAGAACGAGTAAGATGATACTGGAAAAAATAGTGAGCGAGGACAAGCTGGAGCTGTTCATAAAGGACGTGGCATCTAGAGAAATTTTGACGAGCGAGGCGGAGCACATCAAAAACGCAAACCTGAAGGAACTGCTGCCCTTCGGAATAGGAATACACCACGCAGGCCTGGCGAGGAGCGACAGGAAGCTGGTGGAAGACCTCTTCGCGGATAAGcacctgcagctgctggtgagCACGGCGACGCTGAGCTGGGGAGTCAACCTGCCAGCAGGAGTGGTTATCATCAAGGGCACGCAGATATACGTGCCGGAGCAGGGGAGCTGGGACGAGTTGTGCCCACTTAGCGTGCAGCAGATGATGGGAAGAGCAGGGCGCCCGCAGTACGACACGTTCGGAAGAGGAGTCATCATAACCTCGCACGAAAAGCTGCAGTACTACCTCTCGCTGAACAACCAGCAGCTGCCAATAGAGTCGCAGCTGGTGGCGAAGCTGCCGGAGGTGCTAAACGCAGAAGTGGTGCTGAGAAACGTGACGAACCTGCAGCAGGCACTGAAGTGGATCAAGTCGACGTACCTGTACGTGCGAATACAGAAAAACCCGCACCTGTACGGGTTTAACGCGAGTTCCGCGACGAACGAGGAGGgcgaggaggaagaaggggCGTACAAAatagaagaggaggagctggacaaCTACCTGCTGGTCCTGATCAacagcagcttcgtgtTCCTGGAAAAAAACGGACTGGTTAAGTACGAAAGGAAAAGCGGAATGGTGACGAGCACAGGTCTGGGAGTGATAGCCAGTAACTATTACCTGAGGCCGGAGTCGATCAAGATCTACAGCGAAAGTCTGAGGCCGAACCTGACGGACTCagacctgctgaacatcTTCAGCTGCTCAATCGAGTTCAAGTACATTCCGACGAGAGAGGAGGAGATCATAgagctgcagcagctgcagcagcagatACCGATACCGTGCCCAAACGCGAACCTGACGGCAACGAGCGTGACGAACAGAGTGGCAGGAGTGGGAGGCAACAACAAGATCAGCATCCTGCTGCAGGCGTACATAAGCAGAATGGACCTGGAGGGATACGCGCTGGTGAGCGAGATGGGCTACATAACGCAGAACGCGCCGAGAATACTGACGGCGCTCTTCGTCATCAGCATCAAGAGAGGCTGGAGCAGCCTGAGCATCAAGCTGTTCAACTTCTGCAAAATGGTCGAAAGCCAAATGTGGCAGCTGATGCTGCCGCTGAGGCACTTCAAGACGATCCCGAACGAAGTGCTGACGAGGCTGGAAAAAAAAGATATCGCATGGACACGCTACTACGACCTGAACAGCGTGGAGCTGGGAGAGCTGTGCAGAAACCAGAAGCTGGGAAAGTCGCTGCACAAGTTCGTGCACCTCGTGCCGAAAGTTAACCTGCAGGCGTACGTGCAGCCGCTGACGAGCGCAAGAATCAGCGTGCACCTGGTGGTGAAGAGAGACTTCAACTGGGACGCGAAGCACCACGGCAACTACCAAAAGTTCCTGCTGATCGTCGAGGACCCGTCGGAGGACAAGATACTCTACACGCAATCGATACTGCTGTACCCGCCGACGACGAACGCGACGGTGACGAGCTCAGATCTGGACGGAGGAGAGAGCGACCCCAAGGCGGGGACTGCGGAGGAGCAGGAAAGCGCGGACGACACGAACATATACCTGACGCTGCCAATAACGGAGCCGCGAGTGTACTGCTACTTCATCAGAGTCATCAACGACAAGTGGATGGGAAGCGAGACGAACGTGCCAATCGTCTTCAACAAGCTGATACTGCCGAGCAAGCAGGACAAGGTGAcgacgctgctggaccTGCAGCCGATCCCGGCGacgacgctgctgaaggcGAGTGCGACGGGAGCTGGCGCGGGAGGCGCGGAGGAGGCGGCGGAGAAGGAGAGCCTGCTGAAGTGCTACATACGGGCCATGGGCCACAAGCACTTCAACAACATACAGACACAGGTCTTCAGCAGCCTCTACGGGAGCGATGAGAACGTGCTGCTCGCGGCGCCCTACGGATCAGGAAGGTTCACGTGCGCAGAGCTGGCGATACTGAGAACGCTGGTGCAACTGAGAGAGAAGGCGACAGTGGTGGTGGCGGTGCCGTTTGAAAACCTGCTGAGAAAGAGGCTCAAGAGGCTGAAGGCGCGCTTCGGAGAAGTGTGCACAGTGAGGGAGCTCACGGGCGACTTTAAGCAGGACCTGCAGCTGGTGCTGGGAAGCACAATCGTGGCGACGACGGCAAAAAACTACAACCACCTGCTTAACAGGTACAAAAATAAGCTGATACAGAACGTTAACCTGCTGGTCTTCGAAGGAGTGGAGTTCATCACGGACGAGCTCTACGGGATGAACATAGAGCTGCTGTTGACGCAGCTGAGGTACTACACGACCCTGTACACGAACGTCACGCTGTCTAACGGAACGGAGGGGAGCGCAAAGACCCCTACCAGGAGCAGGCTGGTTGTGCTGAGCAGCAGCCTCTACAACAGCCAGGACGTGTGCAACTGGCTGGGCATAACGACGCACTTCAACTTCAACAACTTCGTGAGGCAGGTGCCAATAACAGTTAACCTGTACACGTTCGACCAGATAGACCCGGTGACGAGGCAGAACGCGATGATCACGACGATaaacaagctgctgaaaAATAAGGAGAAGGCGCTGGTGGTGACGACGAACACGGCGTACGCGAAGCAGCTGGCGCTGATACTGGACATACACCTGAGCGACCACGCGAATCTCCAGGGCGATGCCCAGCAAACCAATCACAAGTCGAACCACAGGTTAGAGAGGCTGCAGAGCAAATATAAGCTGATGAAGCAGCTGAGGAGCGTGATGTACGCCTACGAGGGCttcgacgaggaggaaatCGAGGCGGTGGAAAGGGCGTTCGCAGAGGAGCCGGCCTACAGAGTGCTGATAGTGACGAGTCAGGTGCTCTGGAGCCTGAACATAAAATGCCCGTACGTGGTGGTGGCCGACGTTAACGCGAGCTACACGAACAGGCCGCTGCCACAGAACTACTACAGCCAGTACGACCTGCAGCACATCCTGTCGCTAACGAACGCCGCGGCAGGCAGCAGGcacgaggaggacctggagtGCGTCTTCCTGCTCGAGAACAacaagaaggaggaagtgaAGCGGATGCTCTACGACTCAGTGGTGGTCGAGAGCAACCTGGAGCTCTGCATCGAGGACGCGCTCAACAACGAGATCGTGCAGGGGCTCATCAAGACGCCGCAGGACGCAATCGACTGGCTCACCTGGACCTTCTACTACCGCAGGCTGACCAAAAACCCCAACTACTACTCGCTGCTCGCGACGACGCCGCAGCACCTCTCCGAGCACCTGTCGGAGCTGATCGAGAACGCGGTCTACAACCTGCAGAACATGGGCCTGATCGCGGCGAGCGCCGACGGGCGCGACGAGGAGATCGAGGAGATCGTGCCGGTGAACCTGGGCTACATCGCGTCCTTCTACAGCATACGGAGCGCGACTGTGGAGCTGTTCGCGAAGAACGTGAGGGAGGGCATCGGCCGGGACCAGATGCTGCAGATTCTGGCGAACGCGCAGGAGCTGTCGGCGCTGCAGAGGAGGCCGAACGAGAGAATTTACAAGCAGTATCTGAGCGGCCTGTCGCTCCAGCAGAAGATCCTTCTGCTGATCAAG TGCCACATGGATAGAAGCATGTTGTCGAGCGAGCTGTTTGTGGACCTGCACTTCATCCTCAAGAACATGGCAAACCTGTTGTACGCGCTCGTGGACGTGATAAGCAGCCAGGGGTACCTGAAGCCGGCACTGCTGGCAATGGAGCTGATGCAGAGAATAGTGCAGGCGCTGACATTCACAGACTCGCCGCTGCTACAGCTTCCGCACGCGGACAGGGAGTTCGTGGCGAGAGCGAAAG ggATGAAAGTGAATGATATCTTTGACGTGATAGGGATGGAGGATGATGACAGGAATAAGTTGTTGGAAGGATTTGATAAAAAGCAAGTGATCGACATAGCAAACTTCTGTAACTCGGTGCAAATATTGGATATAAACTACAAGTTCAACGAAAAAAACGTAAAGCAGGGTCAGACGGTGACGCTGCTGATCAATATAGCAAAAGAAGGG GATAATGATGTGATCAATGCGCCGTATTTCCCAGTGGAGAAGAGGGAACAGTGGTGGATAGTGGTGGGAGACGTAAGCGAAAACAAGCTGCACGGGATCAAGAGGACGTCGCTGAAcgaaaacaacaacattAAGTTGGATTTTGAAGCGCCACagaaaaaaggaaaacacACGCTGACGCTGTACGTTATCAGCGACTCATACGTGTCAACAGACTATCAGTTTAATTTGGAATTAAACGTGTCATAa